In the Pseudomonas orientalis genome, one interval contains:
- a CDS encoding bifunctional diguanylate cyclase/phosphodiesterase: protein MTMTEQLDALGSILAQGSLHSLFQPIICLSERRVLGYEALSRGPSNSPLHSPVALFAVAGNAGRLSELEMACRESACRRFSEQKLPGKLFLNISPESLVETAHQPGRTLQLLRDYGIPPSQVVIELTEQTPTDDFQLLQIALHHYRDMGFAIALDDLGAGYSSLRLWSELRPDYVKIDRHFIDGIHQDALKREFVGSIMQIAKASRAQVIAEGIELPEELAVLTDMGVDLVQGYLLCRPQEQPPHEARLMLPKPDNANVALNEESSDLSALLIEQPAVDQNTATAQVLESFRRQANLNSLAVLDSRGRPVGIVHRHSLSDALLKPFATDLFARKPISRLMSDDFLAVELSQSLQQVSRLLTSRARQRIEEDFIITLNGDYLGLGRVIDVLKLITELKIQQARYANPLTLLPGNVPIQQCLTRLLQQQRESVICYVDIDSFKPFNDIYGYGRGDEVLLCLAQCLNDRVDPSRDFVGHIGGDDFLLVLGPQDWRKRLNQLLDDFHTQCRRFYRAEHLDAGCFTALNRQGVHQEFALLSLSIGVVHLYPQVCAQLDASQLAELASQAKHHAKEIIGYSIHVIDSLDLLPA, encoded by the coding sequence ATGACCATGACCGAACAGCTGGATGCATTGGGCTCTATCCTGGCTCAAGGCAGTTTGCACAGCCTGTTCCAACCAATCATTTGCCTGTCTGAACGACGCGTCCTGGGCTACGAGGCCCTCAGTCGCGGCCCGTCCAACAGCCCGTTGCACTCCCCCGTCGCCTTGTTCGCCGTCGCCGGCAATGCCGGGCGCCTGAGCGAATTGGAAATGGCTTGCCGCGAGAGCGCATGCCGGCGTTTCAGCGAGCAGAAGCTACCGGGCAAGCTGTTTCTCAACATCTCCCCGGAATCCCTGGTCGAAACGGCGCATCAGCCGGGGCGCACACTGCAACTGCTGCGCGACTACGGTATTCCCCCCAGCCAGGTGGTGATCGAACTCACCGAGCAAACGCCCACCGATGATTTTCAGCTGCTGCAGATCGCGTTGCATCATTACCGCGACATGGGCTTTGCCATCGCCCTGGATGACCTGGGCGCCGGTTACTCCAGCCTGCGGTTATGGTCGGAGCTGCGCCCGGATTACGTAAAGATCGACCGGCATTTTATCGACGGCATTCACCAGGACGCCCTCAAACGCGAATTTGTCGGCTCGATCATGCAGATCGCCAAGGCATCCCGCGCCCAAGTGATCGCCGAAGGTATTGAACTTCCCGAAGAGCTGGCGGTTTTGACCGACATGGGCGTGGACCTGGTCCAGGGCTACCTGCTCTGTCGCCCGCAGGAGCAGCCGCCGCACGAGGCACGCTTGATGCTGCCCAAGCCGGATAACGCCAATGTCGCCCTGAATGAAGAAAGCAGCGACCTCAGCGCCCTGCTCATTGAACAGCCTGCAGTGGATCAAAACACTGCAACCGCCCAGGTGCTCGAATCATTCCGCCGCCAGGCCAACCTGAACTCATTGGCGGTGCTCGATAGTCGCGGCCGTCCGGTGGGCATCGTGCATCGACACTCGCTGTCGGACGCGCTGCTCAAACCCTTCGCGACCGACCTGTTCGCACGCAAACCCATCAGCCGGCTGATGAGCGATGACTTTCTGGCCGTGGAACTGAGCCAATCCCTGCAGCAGGTCAGCCGCTTGCTCACCAGCCGCGCACGGCAACGCATCGAAGAAGATTTCATCATTACGTTGAACGGCGATTATCTGGGCCTGGGCCGGGTCATCGATGTGCTCAAGTTGATCACCGAACTGAAAATCCAGCAGGCGCGCTACGCCAACCCGCTCACCCTGTTACCGGGCAACGTGCCGATCCAGCAGTGCCTGACGCGGCTGCTCCAGCAACAGCGTGAATCGGTGATCTGCTACGTGGACATCGACAGCTTCAAGCCCTTCAACGATATCTACGGTTATGGGCGCGGGGATGAGGTGCTGTTGTGCCTGGCACAGTGCCTGAACGACCGGGTCGATCCCAGCCGCGACTTTGTCGGGCATATCGGTGGCGACGACTTTCTGCTGGTGCTGGGCCCACAGGACTGGCGCAAACGGCTCAATCAACTGTTGGACGACTTTCACACCCAATGCCGACGCTTCTACCGCGCCGAACACCTTGACGCCGGCTGCTTCACCGCACTCAACCGCCAGGGCGTGCACCAGGAGTTCGCTTTGCTTTCACTGTCGATTGGCGTGGTGCATTTGTATCCACAAGTCTGTGCGCAACTCGATGCCAGCCAGTTGGCAGAACTGGCGTCGCAGGCCAAGCACCATGCCAAGGAAATAATCGGCTACAGCATCCATGTGATCGACAGCCTGGACCTGCTGCCGGCTTAA
- a CDS encoding carboxy terminal-processing peptidase, whose product MKHLFPSTALAFFIGLGFASMSTNTFAANSWDNLQPDRDEVIASLNVVELLKRHHYSKPPLDDARSVIIYDSYLKLLDPSRSYFLASDITEFDKWKTQFDDLLKSGDLQPGFTIYKRYLDRVKARLDFALGELNKGIDKLDFTEKETLLVDRKDAPWLTSTAALDDLWRKRVKDEVLRLKIAGKEPKAIQELLTKRYKNQLARLDQTRAEDIFQAYINTFAMSYDPHTNYLSPDNAENFDINMSLSLEGIGAVLQSDNDQVKIVRLVPAGPADKTKQVAPADKIIGVAQADKEMVDVVGWRLDEVVKLIRGPKGSVVRLEVIPHTNAPNDQTSKIVSITREAVKLEDQAVQKKVLNLKQDGKDYKLGVIEIPAFYLDFKAFRAGDPDYKSTTRDVKKILTELQKEKVDGVVIDLRNNGGGSLQEATELTSLFIDKGPTVLVRNADGRVDVLEDENPGAFYKGPMALLVNRLSASASEIFAGAMQDYHRALIIGGQTFGKGTVQTIQPLNHGELKLTLAKFYRVSGQSTQHQGVLPDIDFPSIIDTKEIGESALPEAMPWDTIRPAIKPASDPFKPFLAQLKADHDTRSAKDAEFVFIRDKLALAKKLMEEKTVSLNEADRRKQHADIENQQLVLENVRRKAKGEDPLKELKKEDEDALPTEAEKTKPEDDAYLAETGRILLDYLKITKQVAKQ is encoded by the coding sequence ATGAAGCATCTGTTCCCCAGCACCGCCCTCGCTTTTTTTATTGGTCTCGGCTTCGCGTCGATGTCGACCAATACGTTCGCAGCCAATAGCTGGGACAACCTTCAGCCTGATCGCGATGAGGTGATTGCCAGCCTTAACGTCGTCGAGTTGCTCAAGCGCCATCACTACAGCAAGCCGCCGCTGGACGACGCGCGCTCGGTGATCATCTACGACAGCTACCTCAAGCTGCTGGATCCGTCGCGCAGCTACTTCCTGGCCAGTGATATCACTGAGTTCGACAAATGGAAGACCCAGTTCGACGACTTGCTCAAGAGCGGCGACCTGCAGCCCGGCTTCACCATCTACAAGCGCTACCTGGACCGCGTCAAAGCGCGTCTGGACTTCGCCCTGGGTGAGTTGAACAAAGGCATCGACAAGCTCGATTTCACCGAGAAGGAAACCCTTCTGGTGGACCGCAAGGACGCCCCTTGGCTGACCAGCACCGCTGCGCTCGACGACCTGTGGCGCAAACGCGTCAAGGATGAAGTGCTGCGGTTGAAGATCGCCGGCAAAGAGCCCAAGGCCATCCAGGAACTGTTGACCAAGCGCTACAAGAATCAACTGGCGCGACTGGACCAGACCCGTGCCGAAGACATCTTCCAGGCTTACATCAACACTTTTGCGATGTCCTACGACCCGCACACCAATTATCTGTCGCCAGATAACGCGGAAAATTTTGATATCAATATGAGTCTGTCCCTGGAAGGCATCGGTGCCGTCCTGCAAAGCGACAATGACCAGGTCAAGATCGTGCGCCTGGTGCCGGCAGGTCCGGCGGACAAGACCAAGCAGGTCGCCCCGGCCGACAAGATCATCGGCGTGGCCCAGGCCGACAAAGAGATGGTCGATGTGGTCGGCTGGCGCCTGGACGAAGTGGTCAAGCTGATCCGTGGGCCCAAGGGCAGCGTGGTGCGCCTGGAAGTGATTCCGCACACCAATGCGCCGAACGACCAGACCAGCAAGATCGTGTCCATCACCCGTGAAGCGGTGAAGCTCGAAGACCAGGCCGTGCAGAAGAAAGTCCTCAACCTCAAGCAGGATGGCAAGGACTACAAGCTGGGCGTGATTGAAATCCCGGCCTTCTACCTGGACTTCAAGGCGTTCCGCGCCGGTGATCCGGACTACAAGTCCACCACCCGCGACGTGAAGAAAATCCTCACTGAGCTGCAGAAGGAAAAAGTCGACGGCGTGGTCATCGACCTGCGCAACAACGGCGGCGGTTCCCTGCAGGAAGCCACCGAGCTGACCAGCCTGTTCATCGACAAGGGCCCGACCGTGTTGGTGCGCAATGCCGACGGCCGTGTCGACGTGCTCGAAGACGAGAACCCGGGCGCCTTCTACAAAGGCCCGATGGCGCTGCTGGTCAACCGTCTGTCAGCCTCGGCTTCGGAAATTTTCGCCGGCGCCATGCAGGACTACCACCGCGCGCTGATCATCGGCGGCCAGACCTTCGGCAAAGGCACCGTGCAGACCATCCAGCCGCTGAACCATGGCGAACTCAAACTGACGCTGGCCAAGTTCTACCGGGTTTCCGGACAGAGCACCCAGCATCAGGGCGTACTGCCGGACATCGACTTCCCGTCGATCATCGACACCAAGGAAATCGGCGAGAGCGCCCTGCCCGAAGCCATGCCGTGGGACACTATCCGCCCTGCGATCAAGCCGGCATCGGATCCGTTCAAGCCGTTCCTGGCACAGCTGAAAGCTGACCACGACACGCGCTCCGCCAAGGATGCCGAGTTCGTCTTCATCCGCGACAAGCTGGCGCTGGCCAAGAAGTTGATGGAAGAGAAAACCGTCAGCCTCAACGAAGCGGACCGTCGCAAGCAGCACGCGGACATTGAAAACCAACAGCTCGTGCTGGAAAACGTGCGCCGCAAGGCCAAGGGCGAAGACCCGCTCAAAGAGCTGAAAAAAGAAGATGAAGATGCGCTGCCGACCGAGGCGGAAAAAACCAAGCCGGAAGACGACGCCTACCTGGCCGAAACCGGCCGCATCCTGCTGGACTACCTGAAAATCACCAAACAGGTGGCCAAGCAGTAA
- a CDS encoding HAD family hydrolase gives MALVIFDLDDTLIHGDCATLWSAQMGRLGWVDPESFMGRNDELMAAYGRGELRMEDFMDFSLEPMIGRTPQEIEHLVEPWVEDVIEPLIYSDATRTIAQHRAKGDRVLVISASGTHLVTPIAARIGIDEVLGIELEVSHGVYSGKTEGVLTYREGKITRLLQWLEQEGETLEGAYFYSDSRNDLPLLLKVDHPQVVNPDPVLRAHAEQARWPIHHWT, from the coding sequence ATGGCCTTGGTAATTTTTGATCTGGACGACACCCTGATCCATGGCGACTGCGCCACCTTGTGGAGCGCGCAGATGGGCCGCCTGGGCTGGGTCGACCCTGAATCGTTCATGGGCAGGAACGACGAGCTGATGGCGGCCTACGGCCGAGGCGAGTTGCGCATGGAAGACTTCATGGATTTCAGCCTGGAGCCAATGATCGGCCGCACCCCGCAAGAGATCGAGCACCTGGTGGAGCCATGGGTCGAGGACGTGATCGAGCCGCTGATCTACAGCGACGCGACCAGAACCATCGCCCAGCATCGCGCGAAAGGCGACCGCGTCCTGGTGATCTCCGCTTCGGGCACGCACCTGGTCACGCCGATTGCGGCGCGCATCGGCATCGACGAAGTGCTGGGCATCGAGCTGGAGGTCAGCCACGGCGTGTACAGTGGCAAGACCGAGGGCGTACTGACTTACCGCGAGGGCAAGATCACGCGCTTGCTGCAATGGCTGGAACAGGAAGGCGAAACCCTGGAGGGGGCGTATTTCTATTCGGATTCGCGCAACGACCTGCCTTTATTGCTGAAGGTGGATCATCCGCAGGTGGTCAACCCCGACCCGGTATTGCGGGCCCACGCCGAACAGGCCCGCTGGCCGATCCATCACTGGACCTGA
- a CDS encoding ABC transporter ATP-binding protein — protein sequence MSFVSVQHLQKSYTGTPVFSDINCEIAKGEFVTLLGPSGCGKSTLLRCIAGLTAVDSGEILLDGQDIVPLSPQKRHIGMVFQSYALFPNMTVEQNVAFGLRMQKVNADDSHKRVQEVLQLVELKDLAGRYPHQMSGGQCQRVALARSLVTRPRLLLLDEPLSALDARIRKHLREQIRQIQRELGLTTIFVTHDQEEALTMSDRIFLMNQGRIVQSGDAETLYTAPVDVFAAGFIGNYNLLDADKASQLLQRPISGRIAIRPEAIELSRDGDLDAQVRSHSLLGNVIRYRIEARGVELVVDVLNRSADDLHPDGQRLALFIDPSALCEVA from the coding sequence ATGAGCTTCGTCAGCGTCCAACATCTGCAAAAGAGCTATACCGGCACCCCGGTATTCAGTGATATCAACTGCGAAATCGCCAAGGGCGAGTTTGTCACCCTGCTCGGCCCGTCCGGTTGCGGCAAGTCGACTCTGCTGCGCTGCATCGCCGGGCTGACCGCGGTGGACAGCGGGGAAATTCTGCTGGATGGCCAGGACATCGTCCCGCTGAGCCCGCAGAAACGGCATATCGGCATGGTGTTCCAGAGCTACGCGCTGTTCCCCAACATGACCGTGGAGCAGAACGTCGCCTTCGGCCTGCGGATGCAGAAGGTCAACGCCGACGACAGTCACAAGCGGGTACAGGAGGTGCTGCAATTGGTCGAGCTCAAGGACCTGGCCGGGCGTTATCCGCACCAGATGTCCGGCGGCCAGTGCCAGCGCGTCGCCCTCGCCCGCTCACTGGTGACCCGCCCGCGCCTGTTGCTGCTGGATGAACCGCTGTCGGCGCTGGACGCACGGATTCGCAAGCACCTGCGCGAGCAGATCCGCCAGATCCAGCGCGAACTCGGGCTGACCACGATTTTCGTCACCCATGACCAGGAAGAAGCCCTGACCATGTCGGACCGCATCTTCCTGATGAATCAGGGCAGGATCGTACAGAGCGGCGATGCCGAGACCCTCTACACTGCGCCGGTGGATGTGTTCGCCGCCGGGTTTATCGGCAACTACAACCTGCTGGATGCCGACAAGGCCAGCCAACTGCTGCAACGTCCGATCAGCGGTCGCATCGCGATCCGCCCCGAAGCTATCGAACTGAGCCGCGACGGCGATCTCGATGCGCAGGTGCGCAGCCACAGTCTGCTGGGTAACGTGATTCGCTACCGTATCGAAGCCCGCGGCGTTGAGTTGGTGGTGGATGTGCTTAACCGCTCTGCCGACGATCTGCATCCTGACGGCCAGCGCCTGGCACTTTTCATCGACCCCAGCGCGCTGTGTGAAGTAGCCTGA
- a CDS encoding ABC transporter permease, producing MSRAEAGPASLYHRVVVYVLFLILVLPLAGTFVYSISSSWSATILPAGFSLKWYVQLWSDPRFLMAFGQSLLVCVGALVLSVVLILPLLFVVHYHFPRLDALMNILILLPFAVPPVVSSVGLLQLYGSGPLAMVGTPWILIGCYFTVALPFMYRAITNNLQAINLRDLMDASQLLGASTWQAAILVVLPNLRKGLMVALLLSFSFLFGEFVFANILVGTRYETLQVYLNNMRNSSGHFTSAVVISYFFFVLVLTWAANILNKDKSQ from the coding sequence ATGTCTCGCGCTGAAGCCGGCCCGGCGTCCCTCTACCATCGGGTGGTGGTGTACGTGCTGTTCCTGATCCTGGTGCTGCCGCTGGCAGGCACCTTTGTCTATTCGATCTCCAGCAGTTGGTCGGCCACCATCCTGCCCGCCGGCTTCAGCCTGAAATGGTATGTGCAGCTATGGAGCGACCCGCGCTTTCTGATGGCTTTCGGGCAATCGCTGCTGGTGTGCGTAGGCGCGCTGGTCCTGTCGGTGGTGTTGATTCTGCCGCTGCTGTTCGTGGTGCATTACCACTTCCCCAGGCTGGATGCGCTGATGAACATCCTGATCCTGCTGCCGTTCGCGGTGCCACCGGTGGTGTCGTCGGTGGGCCTGCTGCAACTCTACGGCTCCGGGCCGCTGGCGATGGTGGGTACGCCGTGGATTCTGATCGGCTGCTACTTCACCGTGGCGCTGCCCTTCATGTACCGCGCGATCACCAACAACCTGCAGGCTATCAATCTGCGCGACCTCATGGACGCCTCACAACTGCTCGGCGCCAGCACCTGGCAAGCCGCGATCCTGGTCGTGCTGCCCAATCTGCGCAAAGGCCTGATGGTGGCGCTGCTGCTGTCGTTCTCCTTCCTGTTCGGTGAGTTCGTGTTCGCCAACATCCTGGTCGGTACCCGGTATGAAACCCTGCAGGTGTACCTGAACAACATGCGCAACAGCAGCGGCCACTTCACCAGCGCCGTCGTGATCTCCTATTTCTTTTTTGTGCTGGTGCTGACCTGGGCCGCCAATATCTTGAACAAGGACAAAAGCCAATGA
- a CDS encoding ABC transporter permease produces the protein MSGRVRGKWLALLCLVPFALFFIVFEIAPLAWVLINSLQTEDSGWSLENFTRIFSSKFYLQAIQFSLEISFYSSVFGIIIATLGSYSLRRVDSPLRNFVTAFANMTSNFAGVPLAFAFIILLGFNGSITIMLKQAGIIQDFNLYSKTGLIILYTYFQIPLGVLLLYPAFDALREDWRESAALLGANGWQFWRHIGLPVLTPALLGTFVILLANALGAYATVYALTTGNFNVLPIRIAGLVSGDVSLDPNMASALAVVLVALMTVVTVVHQLLLKRSYHVSR, from the coding sequence ATGAGTGGCAGGGTTCGCGGCAAATGGCTGGCTTTACTGTGCCTGGTGCCCTTCGCGCTGTTCTTTATCGTGTTCGAAATCGCGCCGTTGGCCTGGGTGCTGATCAACAGCCTGCAAACCGAAGACAGTGGCTGGAGCCTGGAGAACTTCACACGCATCTTCAGTTCGAAGTTCTACCTGCAGGCGATCCAGTTCAGCCTCGAGATCAGCTTCTACTCCAGCGTCTTCGGCATCATCATTGCCACGCTGGGCAGTTACTCCCTGCGCCGGGTCGATTCGCCGCTGCGCAATTTCGTTACGGCGTTTGCCAATATGACCAGCAATTTCGCCGGCGTGCCCCTGGCCTTCGCGTTCATCATCCTGTTGGGGTTCAACGGCAGCATCACCATCATGCTCAAGCAGGCGGGGATCATCCAGGACTTCAACCTGTACTCGAAAACCGGCCTGATCATCCTCTATACCTACTTCCAGATTCCCCTCGGTGTCCTGCTGCTGTACCCGGCCTTTGACGCACTGCGCGAAGACTGGCGCGAATCGGCCGCCCTGCTCGGCGCCAATGGCTGGCAGTTCTGGCGACACATCGGTTTGCCAGTGCTGACCCCCGCACTGCTCGGCACCTTCGTGATTCTGCTGGCCAATGCCCTCGGCGCCTATGCCACTGTGTACGCCCTCACCACCGGCAACTTCAATGTGCTGCCGATCCGCATCGCGGGGCTGGTCTCCGGTGACGTGTCGCTGGACCCGAACATGGCCAGCGCCCTGGCCGTGGTGCTGGTGGCGCTGATGACCGTGGTCACGGTGGTCCATCAACTGCTGCTCAAGAGGAGCTACCATGTCTCGCGCTGA
- a CDS encoding alkaline phosphatase family protein, translated as MKHPVILVVLDGLNAGVARHAMGHLQAYVGAGRAAFYTLECELPALSRPLYECILTGVPPIQSGIVHNNVARLSSQRSIFHYATRAGLTTAAAAYHWVSELYNRTPFLAARDRHTDDTALAIQHGHFYWNDHYPDSHLFADAENLRLKHAPDFLLVHPMNIDDAGHKHGLDSAQYRNSARSADIILADYLQGWLDAGCQVLVTADHGMNNDRSHNGLLPEEREVPLFVLGDAFSLDADAAPKQTDLCGTVCELLGVPHDKPVCRGLLK; from the coding sequence ATGAAGCACCCTGTCATCCTTGTCGTGCTCGACGGCCTGAACGCCGGAGTCGCCCGGCACGCCATGGGGCACTTGCAGGCCTATGTCGGCGCAGGACGCGCAGCCTTCTACACACTGGAATGTGAACTGCCCGCCCTGTCCCGCCCGCTGTATGAATGCATCCTGACCGGCGTGCCACCAATCCAGAGCGGCATCGTCCACAACAACGTCGCGCGCCTGTCCAGCCAGCGCAGCATTTTCCACTATGCCACCCGTGCCGGCTTGACCACCGCGGCGGCGGCTTACCATTGGGTCAGCGAATTGTATAACCGCACTCCCTTTCTCGCCGCCCGGGATCGCCACACCGACGATACGGCGCTGGCGATCCAGCATGGGCATTTCTACTGGAATGACCACTACCCGGATTCCCACCTGTTTGCCGACGCCGAAAACCTGCGCCTCAAGCACGCGCCGGACTTTCTGCTGGTGCACCCGATGAACATCGATGACGCCGGTCACAAGCACGGTCTAGACAGCGCGCAGTACCGCAACAGCGCACGCTCGGCCGACATTATTCTCGCCGACTACCTGCAAGGCTGGCTCGACGCCGGCTGCCAGGTGCTGGTCACCGCCGACCACGGCATGAACAACGACCGCTCCCACAACGGCCTGCTGCCGGAGGAACGCGAAGTGCCGCTGTTCGTGCTGGGCGACGCCTTCAGCCTGGATGCCGACGCCGCGCCGAAGCAGACCGACCTGTGCGGCACCGTCTGCGAACTGCTCGGCGTGCCTCATGACAAGCCGGTCTGCCGGGGGCTGCTCAAATGA
- a CDS encoding ABC transporter substrate-binding protein produces the protein MKQLFLASLLGSTIAMCTAAMAADTDLKTLEAAAKSEGAVNSVGMPDDWANWKGTWEDLAKTYGLKHIDTDMSSAQEIAKFKAEKDNASADIGDVGAAFGPIAVKQEVTQPYKPSTWASVPDWAKDKDGHWALAYTGTIAFIVNKKLLHGSEVPTSWADLQTGKYKVSVGDVSTAAQASNAVLAAAIANKGDEKNIAPGLQFFTKIAQQGRLGLSNPTIATLEKGEVEVGIVWDFNGLSYKAKMANPDDFVVLIPSDGSVKSGYTTIINKYAKHPNAAKLTREYIFSDAGQLNLAKGNARPIRAETDLKLPADIAKNLIPGEQYTKANPQPIKDADAWEATSKKLPQLWNEQVIVEMK, from the coding sequence ATGAAACAGCTTTTCCTGGCATCACTGTTAGGCTCGACCATTGCCATGTGCACCGCCGCCATGGCCGCTGATACCGATCTAAAAACCTTGGAAGCCGCCGCCAAGAGCGAGGGCGCCGTGAACAGCGTCGGCATGCCCGATGACTGGGCCAACTGGAAAGGCACCTGGGAAGACCTGGCCAAAACCTACGGCCTCAAGCACATCGACACCGACATGAGCTCGGCCCAGGAAATCGCCAAGTTCAAAGCCGAAAAAGACAATGCCAGCGCCGATATCGGCGATGTAGGCGCAGCCTTCGGTCCCATCGCGGTGAAGCAGGAAGTGACCCAGCCGTACAAACCCTCCACCTGGGCCTCCGTACCGGATTGGGCAAAGGACAAAGACGGCCACTGGGCGCTGGCATACACCGGCACTATCGCGTTTATCGTCAACAAGAAATTGCTGCACGGCTCCGAAGTCCCGACCAGTTGGGCCGACCTGCAAACCGGCAAATACAAGGTATCGGTGGGTGACGTAAGTACCGCCGCCCAAGCCTCCAACGCAGTACTCGCCGCTGCCATCGCCAATAAGGGCGACGAGAAAAACATCGCGCCGGGCCTGCAGTTTTTCACCAAGATTGCCCAGCAAGGCCGCCTCGGTCTGTCCAACCCGACCATCGCCACCTTGGAAAAAGGCGAAGTCGAAGTAGGTATCGTCTGGGACTTCAACGGCCTGAGCTACAAGGCCAAGATGGCCAACCCGGATGACTTCGTGGTGCTGATCCCATCGGATGGCTCGGTGAAGTCCGGCTACACCACCATCATCAACAAGTACGCCAAGCACCCGAACGCCGCCAAGCTGACGCGCGAATACATCTTCAGCGATGCCGGCCAACTCAACCTGGCCAAGGGCAATGCCCGTCCGATCCGCGCCGAGACCGACCTGAAACTGCCGGCTGACATCGCCAAGAACCTGATCCCGGGTGAGCAATACACCAAGGCCAACCCGCAGCCGATCAAGGATGCCGATGCCTGGGAAGCGACGTCCAAGAAACTGCCGCAGCTGTGGAACGAGCAGGTCATTGTAGAAATGAAGTGA
- a CDS encoding UTRA domain-containing protein — protein MRDEAIKAVTSIGLALQEQIDHGLLPPASKLPAERKLSELFGTTRITVREALLQLEAQGQIYREERRGWFVSPPRLAYNLMQRSHFHAMVSDQGRVASTEVICARLQPASAAVCAWLQLPALSSVIQICRARRIDGRLVLYVEHYLNPHYFPEILACDLTQSMTELYAREYDLHYGRVRFEIVPTSLPVEAAAALRVSVGSPGLRIARVNYDQHQRLIDCDLEFWRHDAIHVGVDVMASAS, from the coding sequence ATGCGTGACGAGGCAATCAAGGCGGTAACCTCCATCGGGCTGGCGCTGCAAGAGCAGATCGACCATGGCCTGCTGCCGCCAGCCAGCAAACTGCCCGCCGAACGCAAGCTCAGCGAGTTGTTCGGTACCACTCGGATTACCGTGCGGGAAGCCTTGTTACAGCTTGAGGCCCAGGGCCAGATTTATCGCGAGGAGCGCAGGGGCTGGTTCGTCTCGCCGCCACGGCTGGCCTATAACCTGATGCAGCGCAGTCACTTTCACGCGATGGTCAGCGACCAGGGGCGTGTGGCCTCCACTGAGGTGATTTGCGCGCGACTGCAACCGGCGTCGGCAGCGGTGTGTGCGTGGCTGCAATTGCCGGCGTTGTCCAGTGTGATCCAGATTTGCCGGGCGCGCAGGATCGACGGACGTCTGGTGCTGTACGTGGAGCACTACCTGAACCCCCACTATTTCCCGGAAATCCTGGCGTGCGATTTGACCCAGTCTATGACCGAGCTCTATGCGCGCGAGTACGACTTGCACTACGGGCGAGTGCGTTTCGAGATCGTGCCGACCTCACTGCCGGTTGAAGCCGCCGCTGCGTTGCGCGTATCGGTGGGCAGCCCGGGCTTGCGGATCGCCCGGGTCAACTATGATCAGCACCAGCGTTTGATCGATTGCGACCTGGAGTTCTGGCGCCATGATGCGATTCATGTGGGGGTGGACGTTATGGCGTCAGCGTCTTGA
- a CDS encoding metal ABC transporter solute-binding protein, Zn/Mn family — protein sequence MHRHFRPLALAIACLLSTSALAVVDGFQTRDFVANHGLGHAALTKVNTVKPVKVLASLPITYGLAEVLLKGSDVQLERAAPANLPGSRQVSYFTGRGAPALSQLAQDADAAIGLRSLWADDPLYPVARRSNIRIVEVDAARPVDGGLPGIAVQPGVSDGLNSQPWQSSNNMGRMADVLAADLSRLAPGAKAQIDANLAALKQRLLKLTADSEARLARADNLSVVSLSDHFAYLISSLNLELLSTDARPDADWTPEALQKFSAQLKDNDVALVLHHRQPSEAVKAAVTAGGSRLLVLNVDGADPVTELETNVDQVIKTLTP from the coding sequence ATGCACCGTCACTTTCGCCCACTGGCCCTGGCCATTGCCTGCCTGCTCAGCACCTCGGCGCTCGCCGTCGTGGATGGTTTTCAAACCAGGGACTTCGTTGCCAACCATGGTCTTGGCCATGCCGCGCTGACCAAGGTCAACACGGTAAAACCGGTCAAGGTGCTGGCTTCGTTGCCGATCACCTACGGCCTGGCCGAAGTGCTGCTCAAGGGCTCCGACGTGCAGCTCGAACGCGCGGCTCCCGCCAATTTGCCCGGCTCGCGGCAAGTGTCCTACTTCACCGGACGCGGTGCGCCGGCGCTGAGCCAACTGGCCCAGGATGCCGATGCCGCCATCGGCCTGCGCTCGCTGTGGGCCGATGACCCGCTCTACCCCGTGGCGCGGCGCAGCAACATCCGTATCGTCGAAGTCGACGCTGCGCGCCCGGTGGACGGCGGTTTGCCGGGCATCGCCGTGCAGCCGGGCGTCAGCGATGGCTTGAACAGCCAACCCTGGCAGTCGAGCAACAACATGGGGCGCATGGCCGATGTACTGGCGGCCGACCTGAGCCGCCTGGCGCCGGGCGCCAAAGCGCAGATCGACGCCAACCTGGCCGCGCTCAAGCAACGCCTGCTCAAGCTCACCGCCGACAGCGAGGCGCGCCTGGCCAGGGCCGATAATTTAAGTGTGGTCAGCTTGAGCGATCACTTTGCCTATTTGATCAGCAGCTTGAATCTGGAACTGCTCAGCACCGATGCGCGGCCGGATGCGGACTGGACGCCTGAAGCGCTGCAAAAATTCAGTGCGCAGTTGAAGGACAATGACGTGGCGCTGGTGCTGCACCACCGCCAGCCGAGTGAGGCGGTGAAAGCAGCTGTCACTGCTGGCGGCTCCAGACTGCTGGTGCTGAATGTGGACGGTGCCGATCCTGTAACCGAGCTGGAAACCAATGTGGATCAGGTGATCAAGACGCTGACGCCATAA